Proteins from a genomic interval of Coccinella septempunctata chromosome 2, icCocSept1.1, whole genome shotgun sequence:
- the LOC123308678 gene encoding nuclear export mediator factor NEMF homolog, translating into MKTRFNTFDIVCVVGELQRYIGMRVNNIYDIDNKTFLIKLQRTEEKAVILLESGIRIHSTAFEWPKNMAPSGFSMKMRKHLRNKRLESLTQVGVDRIVDLQFGSGEAAYHVILELYDRGNLILTDHELRILYILRPHTEGESVKFFVKEIYPQDRGRESKPITKEDLKNMLEACKPGDPLKKALVSKLDYGPSLIEHVLIGKGFSNNCKIGKTFNLSTDLEALFEAIMEAENIFGKARGAINKGYIIQKKEEKVSTNECSGETYFLSNQEFHPILYRQHESLPYKEVDCFNTAIDEFFSSMESQKIELRALQQEKEALKKLENVKKDHQQRLVALEKTQELDKQKAELITRNQEIVEKAILAVQSALANQLSWDAIKDLVREAAAQGDPIAQTIKEFKLETNHITLYLTDPYDSDDNEEEEDNNKIKPMVVDVDLALSAYANATRYYSQKRHAAKKQEKTIKSQTVALKSAEKKTKQTLKEVETITNIQKARKVYWFEKFFWFISSENYLVIAGRDQQQNELLVKRYLKPTDIYVHADVHGASSIVIKNPTNQPVPPKTLNEAGTMAICYSVAWDAKVVTNAYWVWGEQVSKTAPTGEYLTTGSFMIRGKKNFLPPSHLVLGLSFLFRLEDSFVEKHLGERKVITEGTDDVLDVQNEDHKDEVEIVIPDEDDVEDAQKNEINTGEKEVERLESLKEEENDSDSSELEDNDVKYPDTHLKIEHKTDTEISILPQPITPNETEDNASKFLANLNPLTSKKNQGNNKQKPKQNKELNSKNNEESNVNKQQMKRGQKSKLKKIKEKYKDQDEEERQLRMEILQSSGSNKENKKNKKNKDTNKTVVKKPQTQTSRVPKPNKNEEDGGDEEEVVMQVDVDMINALTGIPTVEDELLFAVPVVAPYSTIINYKFKVKITPGTGKKGKAAKMAVAMFLKDRTTTQREKDLLKAVKDDQLARNFPGKVKLSAPKLQSLKK; encoded by the exons ATGAAGACGAGATTCAATACTTTTGACATCGTTTGTGTAGTTGGAGAGCTTCAACG ATACATTGGGATGCGAGTGAACAACATTTACGATATTGATAATAAGACATTTTTAATTAAATTGCAAAGAACCGAAGAGAAAGCTGTGATACTTCTAGAGTCGGGAATAAGAATTCATTCCACTGCTTTCGAATGGCCAAAAAATATGGCTCCGTCAGGATTCAGCATGAAG ATGAGAAAACATTTACGAAATAAACGACTTGAAAGTCTTACTCAAGTGGGAGTGGATAGAATTGTTGATTTACAATTTGGAAGTGGTGAAGCTGCCTATCACGTGATATTAGAACTTTATGATAGAGGAAATTTGATATTAACTGATCATGAGTTGAGAATCTTATATATTTTGAGGCCTCATACTGAGGGTGAAAGTgtaaaattttttgtaaaagAAATATATCCTCAAGATAGAGGAAGGGAGTCTAAACCAATTACGAAAGAAGATTTGAAGAATATGTTGGAAGCATGTAAACCTGGGGATCCACTCAAAAAGGCTTTAGTATCTAAATTAG ATTATGGACCTTCTCTGATTGAACATGTTCTGATAGGGAAAGGTTTTAGTAATAATTGTAAAATTGGGAAAACCTTCAACTTATCAACTGATTTAGAGGCATTATTTGAAGCAATAATGGAGGCAGAGAATATTTTTGGAAAAGCTAGAGGAGCTATAAATAAG GGTTATATAAtacaaaagaaagaagaaaaggtTTCAACAAACGAGTGTAGTGGGGAAACTTACTTCTTATCCAACCAAGAATTTCATCCAATATTGTACAGACAGCATGAGTCATTACCTTATAAAGAAGTTGATTGCTTCAATACAGCAATTGACGAGTTCTTCTCATCTATGGAAAGTCAGAAAATTGAACTGAGAGCTTTACAACAAGAGAAGGAGGCACTGAAAAAACTTGAGAACGTCAAGAAGGATCACCAACAGAGGTTGGTGGCTCTGGAAAAAACTCAAGAATTAGACAAGCAGAAAGCTGAGTTAATTACTAGAAATCAGGAAATTGTTGAAAAGGCAATATTGGCTGTTCAAAGTGCCCTGGCCAATCAG CTCTCATGGGATGCAATAAAAGACTTGGTAAGAGAGGCAGCTGCTCAAGGGGATCCGATAGCACAAACAATAAAAGAATTCAAACTGGAAACAAATCACATAACTCTTTATCTCACAGATCCTTATGACAGCGATGATAATGAAGAGGAAGaggataataataaaattaaaccTATGGTTGTTGATGTTGATTTGGCACTGTCAGCCTATGCAAATGCCACAAGATATTATAGCCAGAAAAGACATGCTGCAAAAAAGCAGGAAAAAACTATCAAGTCACAGACGGTTGCTTTGAAATCAGCAGAGAAAAAAACTAAACAGACTCTAAAAGAGGTTGAAACGATAACCAACATACAGAAAGCAAGGAAGGTGTATTGGTTTGAGAAGTTTTTCTGGTTTATAAGTTCAGAAAATTACCTTGTAATTGCTGGAAGAGATCAACAACAGAATGAACTACTAGTCAAAAG ATATTTGAAACCTACTGATATATATGTCCATGCGGATGTCCATGGTGCAAGTAGTATAGTTATAAAAAATCCAACAAATCAACCTGTACCACCCAAGACCCTGAATGAAGCTGGTACTATGGCAATTTGTTACAG CGTGGCTTGGGATGCCAAAGTCGTTACCAACGCCTATTGGGTATGGGGTGAGCAAGTCAGTAAGACTGCCCCAACTGGAGAATATTTAACGACAGGTAGCTTCATGATtcgaggaaaaaaaaattttttgccgCCTTCTCATCTTGTACTGGGCCTCAGCTTTCTATTCAGACTCGAAGATAGTTTTGTTGAAAAGCATTTGGGGGAAAGGAAGGTTATAACAGAAGGAACAGACGATGTGCTTGATGTTCAAAACGAAGATCATAAGGATGAAGTTGAAATTGTTATTCCCGATGAAGATGATG tggaggaCGCACAAAAAAATGAGATTAACACTGGTGAGAAGGAAGTTGAAAGGTTGGAGTCTCTAAAAGAGGAAGAGAATGATTCGGATTCATCTGAACTTGAAGATAATGATGTCAAATACCCTGATACACACTTGAAGATCGAGCACAAAACAGACACAGA GATAAGTATTCTTCCACAGCCAATAACTCCGAATGAAACGGAAGACAATGCATCCAAGTTTTTAGCTAACTTGAATCCTCTAACTTCCAAAAAAAACCAAGGAAATAATAAGCAGAAACCTAAGCAGAACAAAGAGCTTAATAGTA aaaataacgAAGAAAGTAACGTTAATAAACAGCAGATGAAACGAGGTCAGAAAAGTAAActgaagaaaataaaagaaaaatacaAGGATCAGGACGAAGAAGAAAGGCAATTACGTATGGAAATTCTACAA TCTTCAGGATCTAACaaagaaaataagaagaataagaaaaataaagataCCAATAAAACTGTAGTGAAGAAACCACAAACTCAGACTTCAAGGGTGCCAAAACCTAATAAGAATGAGGAAGATGGTGGCGATGAGGAGGAAGTTGTTATGCAAGTTGATGTGGATATGATCAACGCGTTAACGGGAATACCAACCGTGGAAGATGAACTTCTGTTTGCTGTACCTGTTGTCGCCCCTTACAGCACCATTATTAACTATAA ATTCAAAGTTAAAATTACACCTGGTACTGGTAAGAAAGGTAAGGCGGCCAAAATGGCTGTAGCAATGTTTCTGAAAGACAGAACCACCACTCAGCGTGAAAAGGATTTACTGAAAGCTGTGAAAGATGATCAGCTTGCAAGGAATTTCCCTGGGAAGGTCAAATTATCAGCTCCTAAACTGCAGAGTTTGAAGAAATAG
- the LOC123307271 gene encoding uncharacterized protein LOC123307271, with translation MSERTFEHIFSKRSKESLCEFLKASKISEASNDHEHIEKEFKMWRRLIKNLGNIIELPDNKSQSLTIEENSCSKDLQVLPDPTNSMDNSEGNIVEDKYSAKYLVTVIQKEPVEVIQLLYRDALPHINSQTMIEMEDLMKGISPCDTLVKCYCKELLFKMMSESIEDILKKIFNDFYTQYSSLVIEEIIGFMKLHDKLDLFLVYLNSKSTSDKEFSSLLLRAFLDSCKGSLSRRDLFLLDYFISKNSECDLMKMVVGILYSSAMELRNDKDYGKLLFKIVDHLGPELISVKNQIDYILSVHASMWKTKIRKKSEKYLKEI, from the exons ATGAGTGAAAGAACTTTCGAACACATCTTCAGCAAAAGATCAAAAGAATCATTGTGTGAGTTCTTGAAGGCTTCAAAAATTTCTGAAGCAAGTAATGATCATGAGCATATTGAAAAGGAATTCAAAATGTGGAGACGATTAATAAAGAATTTAG GTAATATCATTGAACTGCCAGACAATAAATCTCAATCATTAACTATTGAAGAAAACAGCTGTTCTAAGGATTTACAGGTACTTCCTGATCCAACTAATAGTATGGATAATTCGGAAGGAAATATTGTTGAAGATAAATACAGTGCAAAATATTTAGTCACTGTTATACAGAAAGAGCCAGTGGAAGTGATacaattgttgtatcgtgatGCATTACCTCACATCAATAGTCAGACTATGATTGAAATGGAAGATTTGATGAAAGGAATAAGTCCATGTGATACTTTGGTAAAATGTTATTGCAAAGAATTACTTTTCAAAATG ATGTCGGAAAGTAtagaggatattttgaaaaaaatattcaatgattTCTATACTCAATACAGTAGCTTAGTAATTGAAGAAATAATTGGTTTCATGAAACTGCATGATAAACTGGATTTATTCTTGGTATATTTGAATTCTAAGTCAACTTCAGACAAAGAATTTTCATCATTATTGTTGAG aGCCTTTCTGGATTCATGTAAAGGGTCCCTATCCAGAAGAGATCTATTTTTActtgattattttatttctaAAAACTCTGAATGTGATTTGATGAAAATGGTTGTAGGTATCTTGTATAGCAGTGCAATGGAATTGAGGAATGATAAAGACTATGGAAAATTATTGTTTAAAATTGTTGATCATTTGGGACCAGAACTTATTTCAGTGAAAAACCAGATCGATTATATCTTGAGTGTTCATGCTTCTATGTGGAAaacaaaaataagaaaaaaaagtgaaaagtaCCTGAAAGAGATTTAA
- the LOC123307513 gene encoding cyclin-dependent kinases regulatory subunit — MNREKLEDLQRNIYYSDKYYDDEYEYRHVVLPKEMVKLVPKTHLMSEDEWRSIGVQQSKGWVHYMMHTPEPHILLFKRQITSPPPKEED; from the exons ATGAATCGTGAAAAACTCGAGGACCTTCAACGAAATATATATTATTCCGATAAATATTACGACGATGAATATGAATACAG GCATGTAGTTTTACCGAAAGAAATGGTTAAATTAGTTCCTAAAACGCATTTGATGTCTGAGGATGAATGGAGAAGTATAGGAGTTCAACAAAGCAAAGGCTGGGTGCATTACATGATGCATACACCAG aacctcatattttattattcaaaagaCAGATAACATCACCACCACCAAAAGAAGAGGATTAG
- the LOC123307510 gene encoding zinc finger protein 845-like isoform X1 has translation MRNSDNLIFRVYKINQNGIISAVEYEQDFYTREVLSKRHISSQEPGPNLLSDPEKLKLSFSNFECEDEDNPLVSFVKIENINDVNLIQSSGYSCPKNFVARGKRSTSPCYFHHQIRISLNIPTMIRCQNCETNFPTKYQYQRHQCEFNAEKVVLKANADLKDINKGMRIKYDCERCGKQFVSKNNLERHQICHENSKENICEHCNKQFVSENRLRIHKENHCKKVGDISKFYRSDVAVWKCKKCHEVFSSLNSANAHVESCKEDIFQIDQSQPENDTDIPKKELPTVESPSVVNDDSNMKLLDESQIEKILTEILLQCEFCNRTYADKTLLLLHQRKHSTAKNYECVNCNSSFESYAIAAQHWLKICSETSNMFYLPKLTYCEYCDRTFKSHELLYAHKIKKKHYTVKLHMNDSQSNRENIRDKQIDSSEAINKLIEDVLITLDRPIGKICQLTKLNYNNSNKENIEIETTYAQRDFSDAPEESNQNDPLEKPEKKKRGRKRKCSKPGIRSKKLNNLINEGYKYQCERCPLVWDNVADLEKHRDEEHAASFSCEDCGQILHSAKALLIHCRAHKCLKPYVCDTCGRSYSQTSHLWQHMRFHQGIKPFACPHEGCEARYTIRPDLKDHIRKVHTRERPFKCAVCNKCFLTGSVYYQHRLIHTNDRRYGCDVCHKRFFRADALNNHKRIHTDERPYPCTVCGREFRQKGDRNKHMRTQHPEAVIQ, from the exons ATGAGAAACTCGGATAATCTTATTTTCAGAGTATACAAGATAAACCAGAATGGAATTATTTCAGCAGTGGAATATGAACAGGATTTTTATACCCGCGAAGTTCTATCAAAAAGACACATTTCAAGCCAAGAACCAGGTCCAAATTTGCTTTCGGATCCGGAAAAACTGAAACTTAGTTTCAGTAACTTTGAATGCGAGGATGAAGATAATCCTCTTGTGagttttgtgaaaattgaaaatataaacgATGTGAACTTAATTCAGTCCAGTGGATATTCCTGCCCCAAGAATTTCGTAGCCCGAGGTAAGAGAAGCACTTCCCCATGTTATTTTCATCATCAAATAAGAATTTCTCTGAACATTCCCACCATGATAAGGTGTCAAAATTGTGAAACCAATTTCCCCACAAAATATCAGTATCAGAGGCATCAATGCGAATTCAATGCAGAAAAGGTAGTTTTAAAAGCAAATGCTGATTTAAAAGATATAAATAAAGGAATGAGAATCAAGTATGATTGCGAGAGATGTGGAAAACAGTTTGTAAGTAAAAATAATTTAGAAAGACATCAAATTTGTCACGAAAACTCGAAAGAAAATATATGTGAACATTGTAATAAACAATTTGTTAGCGAAAATAGATTAAGGATTCATAAAGAAAATCATTGCAAAAAAGTCGGGGATATATCAAAGTTTTATCGTAGTGATGTTGCGGTATGGAAATGTAAgaaatgtcatgaagtattcTCTTCATTAAATTCCGCAAATGCTCATGTCGAATCATGTAAAGAAGATATATTTCAAATAGATCAAAGTCAACCAGAAAATGATACTGATATTCCAAAGAAGGAACTCCCTACTGTGGAATCTCCATCTGTTGTTAATGATGattcaaatatgaaattattaGATGAAAGCCAAATCGAGAAAATCCTTACTGAAATTCTGCTACAGTGCGAATTTTGCAACAGGACTTATGCAGATAAAACCTTACTTTTGTTGCATCAAAGGAAACATTCAACTGCTAAAAATTATGAATGTGTCAACTGTAATAGTAGCTTTGAATCATATGCAATTGCTGCTCAACACTGGTTAAAAATATGTTCAGAAACATCTAATATGTTTTACCTCCCTAAACTCACCTATTGCGAATACTGTGATCGCACATTTAAATCTCATGAATTATTGTACGCACACAAAATCAAGAAGAAGCATTACACAGTCAAGCTCCACATGAATGATTCACAATCGAACAGGGAAAACATAAGAGACAAACAAATCGACAGCAGTGAAGCTATAAACAAACTCATTGAAGATGTTTTGATAACATTAGATAGGCCCATAGGCAAAATTTGCCAATTGACAAAGCTCAATTACAATAATTCAAATAAAGAGAATATTGAGATTGAAACAACATATGCCCAGAGGGATTTCAGCGATGCTCCTGAGGAATCAAATCAAAATGATCCCTTagaaaaaccagaaaaaaagaaaagggGAAGAAAGCGAAAGTGTTCTAAGCCTGGAATCAgaagtaaaaaattgaataatctgATAAATGAGGGATATAAGTATCAATGTGAACGATGCCCCCTTGTTTGGGATAATGTGGCCGATTTGGAGAAGCACAGGGATGAAGAGCATGCTGCCAGTTTCAGCTGTGAAGATTGTGGACAG ATTCTACATAGTGCAAAAGCTCTGCTGATCCATTGTCGAGCCCACAAATGTTTGAAACCATACGTTTGTGATACATGTGGCAGAAGTTATTCACAAACCTCTCATTTATGGCAGCATATGAGGTTCCACCAAG GCATAAAACCCTTTGCATGTCCCCATGAAGGGTGTGAAGCGAGATATACCATCCGTCCAGATCTGAAAGATCACATAAGAAAAGTGCACACCAGGGAGAGACCCTTCAAGTGTGCAGTTTGCAATAAATGCTTTTTAACAGGTTCTGTATATTATCAACACCGCTTAATACATACTAATGATAGGAGATATGGTTGTGAT GTCTGCCATAAGAGGTTTTTTAGAGCTGATGCTTTGAATAACCACAAAAGAATACACACTGATGAACGTCCATATCCATGCACCGTTTGCGGTAGAGAATTCAGGCAAAAGGGTGATCGAAATAAGCACATGCGAACGCAACATCCTGAAGCTGTTATCCAGTGA
- the LOC123307510 gene encoding zinc finger protein 729-like isoform X2 — protein sequence MRNSDNLIFRVYKINQNGIISAVEYEQDFYTREVLSKRHISSQEPGPNLLSDPEKLKLSFSNFECEDEDNPLVSFVKIENINDVNLIQSSGYSCPKNFVARGKRSTSPCYFHHQIRISLNIPTMIRCQNCETNFPTKYQYQRHQCEFNAEKVVLKANADLKDINKGMRIKYDCERCGKQFVSKNNLERHQICHENSKENICEHCNKQFVSENRLRIHKENHCKKVGDISKFYRSDVAVWKCKKCHEVFSSLNSANAHVESCKEDIFQIDQSQPENDTDIPKKELPTVESPSVVNDDSNMKLLDESQIEKILTEILLQCEFCNRTYADKTLLLLHQRKHSTAKNYECVNCNSSFESYAIAAQHWLKICSETSNMFYLPKLTYCEYCDRTFKSHELLYAHKIKKKHYTVKLHMNDSQSNRENIRDKQIDSSEAINKLIEDVLITLDRPIGKICQLTKLNYNNSNKENIEIETTYAQRDFSDAPEESNQNDPLEKPEKKKRGRKRKCSKPGIRSKKLNNLINEGYKYQCERCPLVWDNVADLEKHRDEEHAASFSCEDCGQILHSAKALLIHCRAHKCLKPYVCDTCGRSYSQTSHLWQHMRFHQVLKPK from the exons ATGAGAAACTCGGATAATCTTATTTTCAGAGTATACAAGATAAACCAGAATGGAATTATTTCAGCAGTGGAATATGAACAGGATTTTTATACCCGCGAAGTTCTATCAAAAAGACACATTTCAAGCCAAGAACCAGGTCCAAATTTGCTTTCGGATCCGGAAAAACTGAAACTTAGTTTCAGTAACTTTGAATGCGAGGATGAAGATAATCCTCTTGTGagttttgtgaaaattgaaaatataaacgATGTGAACTTAATTCAGTCCAGTGGATATTCCTGCCCCAAGAATTTCGTAGCCCGAGGTAAGAGAAGCACTTCCCCATGTTATTTTCATCATCAAATAAGAATTTCTCTGAACATTCCCACCATGATAAGGTGTCAAAATTGTGAAACCAATTTCCCCACAAAATATCAGTATCAGAGGCATCAATGCGAATTCAATGCAGAAAAGGTAGTTTTAAAAGCAAATGCTGATTTAAAAGATATAAATAAAGGAATGAGAATCAAGTATGATTGCGAGAGATGTGGAAAACAGTTTGTAAGTAAAAATAATTTAGAAAGACATCAAATTTGTCACGAAAACTCGAAAGAAAATATATGTGAACATTGTAATAAACAATTTGTTAGCGAAAATAGATTAAGGATTCATAAAGAAAATCATTGCAAAAAAGTCGGGGATATATCAAAGTTTTATCGTAGTGATGTTGCGGTATGGAAATGTAAgaaatgtcatgaagtattcTCTTCATTAAATTCCGCAAATGCTCATGTCGAATCATGTAAAGAAGATATATTTCAAATAGATCAAAGTCAACCAGAAAATGATACTGATATTCCAAAGAAGGAACTCCCTACTGTGGAATCTCCATCTGTTGTTAATGATGattcaaatatgaaattattaGATGAAAGCCAAATCGAGAAAATCCTTACTGAAATTCTGCTACAGTGCGAATTTTGCAACAGGACTTATGCAGATAAAACCTTACTTTTGTTGCATCAAAGGAAACATTCAACTGCTAAAAATTATGAATGTGTCAACTGTAATAGTAGCTTTGAATCATATGCAATTGCTGCTCAACACTGGTTAAAAATATGTTCAGAAACATCTAATATGTTTTACCTCCCTAAACTCACCTATTGCGAATACTGTGATCGCACATTTAAATCTCATGAATTATTGTACGCACACAAAATCAAGAAGAAGCATTACACAGTCAAGCTCCACATGAATGATTCACAATCGAACAGGGAAAACATAAGAGACAAACAAATCGACAGCAGTGAAGCTATAAACAAACTCATTGAAGATGTTTTGATAACATTAGATAGGCCCATAGGCAAAATTTGCCAATTGACAAAGCTCAATTACAATAATTCAAATAAAGAGAATATTGAGATTGAAACAACATATGCCCAGAGGGATTTCAGCGATGCTCCTGAGGAATCAAATCAAAATGATCCCTTagaaaaaccagaaaaaaagaaaagggGAAGAAAGCGAAAGTGTTCTAAGCCTGGAATCAgaagtaaaaaattgaataatctgATAAATGAGGGATATAAGTATCAATGTGAACGATGCCCCCTTGTTTGGGATAATGTGGCCGATTTGGAGAAGCACAGGGATGAAGAGCATGCTGCCAGTTTCAGCTGTGAAGATTGTGGACAG ATTCTACATAGTGCAAAAGCTCTGCTGATCCATTGTCGAGCCCACAAATGTTTGAAACCATACGTTTGTGATACATGTGGCAGAAGTTATTCACAAACCTCTCATTTATGGCAGCATATGAGGTTCCACCAAG TGTTAAAACCAAAGTGA
- the LOC123307512 gene encoding nucleoporin SEH1: MFEAQEINAEHKDLIHDVAYDFYGHRMATCSSDQYVKVWDQTPDGKWVLTSSWKAHSGSVWKVTWAHPEFGQVLATCSFDRTAAVWEEIIGETSGPGDRGTRHWIRRTNLVDSRTSVTDVKFGPKSQGLQLATSSAEGIIRIYEAPDVMNLTQWTLQHEVPCKLPCSSLSWNSTLSKNHPQMLAVGSDDPNPANGGKVFIYEYSENSRRWIKLETIQAVTDAVHDLAFSPNLGRSFHVLAVATKDVRIYNLIPDTSDASGVTKLDVQAVAQFDSHGCTVWRVCWNITGTVLASSGDDGTVRMFKMNYANSWKPVAVLKGDGSQVPTDTIKNVQSSSSSALSSISQTARYIKLGSITNPRDVAWH, translated from the exons ATGTTTGAAGCACAGGAAATAAATGCTGAACACAAGGATTTGATCCATGATGTTGCTTATGATTTTTATGGTCATCGTATGGCAACATGTTCAAGTGACCAGTATGTGAAA GTTTGGGATCAAACTCCTGATGGCAAATGGGTACTCACATCTAGTTGGAAAGCTCACAGTGGTTCAGTTTGGAAAGTAACATGGGCGCACCCTGAATTTGGTCAGGTTTTGGCGACTTGTTCATTCGACAGGACAGCTGCAGTTTGGGAGGAAATAA TTGGGGAAACTAGTGGACCTGGCGATAGAGGAACTAGACATTGGATACGAAGAACAaatttagtagattccagaactTCTGTCACAGATGTGAAATTCGGTCCAAAATCTCAAGGACTTCAATTAGCTACCTCCTCAGCTGAAGGCATAATTAGAATATATGAAGCTCCTGATGTGATGAACTTAACTCAATGGACACTTCAGCATGAAGTTCCATGTAAATTACCTTGTAGTTCCCTGAGTTGGAATTCTACTTTATCTAA aaatcatCCTCAAATGTTAGCTGTAGGAAGTGATGATCCGAATCCAGCAAATGGTGGCAAAGTATTCATATATGAGTATAGTGAAAATAGCAGAAGGTGGATCAAATTGGAAACAATACAAGCAGTAACAGATGCTGTACATGATCTAGCATTTTCGCCTAACCTGGGGAGAAGCTTCCATGTTTTAGCTGTAGCTACAAAAGATGTTAGAATTTATAATCTAATACCTGATAC TTCTGATGCAAGTGGAGTTACCAAACTTGACGTGCAAGCAGTTGCTCAGTTTGATAGCCACGGATGCACTGTGTGGAGAGTTTGCTGGAATATTACTGGAACAGTTCTTGCTTCAAGTGGAGACGATGGGACAGTAAGGATGTTCAAAA TGAACTATGCCAATTCATGGAAACCAGTAGCTGTTTTGAAAGGAGATGGTTCTCAAGTCCCAACTGACACTATTAAGAATGTTCAGTCATCAAGTTCATCTGCACTTTCCTCTATTTCTCAAACTGCGAGGTACATAAAACTAGGAAGTATAACAAATCCCAGAGATGTTGCATGGCATTGA
- the LOC123306919 gene encoding alpha-tocopherol transfer protein, whose translation MNMTQKEYEKNSKLKREDVKMLQEWCVSQPHLPQMTEQEVIWFLQSCYFSNEGAKIAIDNYFTMKTMSPELFKKRDFKSEVFQANLKLGCFTILPKKTHQGDTVCFFKFLDPNPENFSLNEFIKIFDMVVMLDLYLNGTQEGLRYCFDVKDISFGHVAKLSLVSLKKFLLYLQEGMPVRLRGLHYFNATPVLDKALTLIKPFLKKEVLEMLTIHQSLKTMEQYIPLDCLPIDYGGKCDSVTSIYEKTKKEFIENEGFFEHQDEQLVDESKRPGKAKNVSDIFGVEGTFKKLDLF comes from the exons ATGAATATGACTCAAAAAGAATATGAAAAGAATAGTAAATTGAAGAGGGAAGATGTGAAAATGCTACAAGAATGGTGTGTTAGTCAACCTCATTTGCCACAAATGACTG agCAAGAAGTCATTTGGTTCCTACAAAGTTGCTATTTTAGTAATGAAGGCGCGAAAATTGCTATTGACAATTATTTTACCATGAAAACAATGAGCCCAGAGCTTTTCAAAAAGAGGGATTTCAAGTCGGAAGTTTTTCAAGCAAATTTAAAATTAGG CTGTTTCACCATACTTCCTAAGAAAACGCACCAAGGAGATACTGTCTGTTTCTTCAAATTCCTGGATCCAAATCCtgagaatttttctttgaatgaGTTCATTAAGATTTTCGATATGGTGGTTATGCTAGATCTATACTTAAATGGTACTCAGGAAGGTTTGAGATATTGTTTTGACGTGAAAGATATATCATTTGGACACGTTGCTAAACTGAGTTTGGTCTCGTTAAAAAAGTTCTTACTCTACTTGCAG gAAGGAATGCCAGTTAGATTAAGAGGTCTTCATTACTTCAACGCTACTCCAGTATTAGATAAAGCCCTGACATTAATTAAACCATTTCTGAAAAAGGAAGTGCTTGAGATG TTAACaatacatcaatccctgaaaacTATGGAACAATATATTCCTTTGGACTGTTTACCTATCGACTATGGTGGAAAATGCGATTCAGTAACTTCTATTTACG aaaaaactaaGAAGGAATTCATTGAGAACGAGGGATTCTTTGAGCACCAAGATGAACAATTGGTGGATGAATCAAAAAGACCGGGAAAAGCCAAAAATGTTTCTGACATATTCGGAGTTGAGGGAACTTTCAAAAAACTGGATTTGTTTTGA